Proteins from one Deltaproteobacteria bacterium genomic window:
- a CDS encoding enolase C-terminal domain-like protein, with translation MPGTLELEVTTLDTPRPGLRIVARDGEGSEGVGEGFPLVERGGEDLSAALGWIEALELSGDPLARAREAHALLGPDYPVATFALECALLALAAARAGRPIWALLRGEDPEDDDDPPPVPEHNALLPDDVDLVPAAAAAIAAGFTTLKVKLGRRSFEEELTRLEALRAAVGPRVQLRADVNGAWSLAEAPALLEQLAALELEYLEQPVPAADLPELAASPIPLGADESLADPALADALLESHRAEVWVLKPGALGIHRTLELAMRARAEGLDVVITHAADGAVALEHARQVARALSPFRLACGLQPEPG, from the coding sequence GTGCCCGGAACGCTCGAGCTGGAGGTCACCACCCTCGACACCCCCCGCCCCGGCCTGCGGATCGTCGCGCGCGACGGTGAGGGATCCGAGGGGGTCGGCGAGGGCTTCCCCCTGGTGGAGCGGGGCGGCGAGGATCTCTCCGCGGCCCTCGGCTGGATCGAGGCGCTGGAGCTCTCGGGCGATCCCCTCGCCCGGGCGAGGGAGGCGCACGCGCTGCTCGGGCCCGACTACCCGGTGGCGACCTTCGCCCTGGAGTGCGCGCTGCTCGCCCTGGCCGCGGCGCGGGCCGGCCGGCCCATCTGGGCGCTGCTGCGGGGCGAGGATCCCGAGGACGACGACGATCCGCCTCCCGTGCCGGAGCACAACGCGCTGCTGCCGGACGACGTCGATCTCGTCCCGGCCGCCGCCGCCGCGATCGCCGCCGGTTTCACCACGCTCAAGGTGAAGCTGGGCCGCCGCTCCTTCGAGGAGGAGCTCACCCGGCTCGAGGCGCTGCGCGCGGCCGTGGGCCCGCGGGTGCAGCTGCGGGCCGACGTGAACGGCGCCTGGAGCCTCGCCGAGGCGCCCGCCCTCCTCGAGCAGCTCGCAGCGCTCGAGCTCGAGTACCTCGAGCAGCCGGTGCCCGCGGCGGATCTGCCCGAGCTCGCCGCGTCACCGATCCCCCTGGGCGCCGACGAGTCCCTGGCCGACCCCGCCCTGGCCGACGCGCTCCTCGAGAGCCACCGCGCCGAGGTCTGGGTGCTCAAGCCCGGCGCCCTGGGCATCCACCGCACCCTCGAGCTGGCGATGCGCGCCCGGGCCGAGGGCCTCGACGTGGTGATCACCCACGCCGCCGATGGAGCGGTGGCGCTGGAGCACGCCCGGCAGGTCGCCCGCGCGCTCTCCCCCTTCCGCCTCGCCTGCGGCCTCCAACCCGAACCAGGATAG
- a CDS encoding alpha/beta fold hydrolase: MSHPLLLLHGFSQTPASFDALREHLPEDREELAPFLPGHGDEPAVDTFEEAVDRIAAGLPAGRPVVLMAYSQGARLGLGLMIRHPEKVARAILVGGRPGMPEGHERWARAQWDHKWVDLLETKGIEAFVKAWERQPIFLSQSEEMRLTQRALRRSHDPLHLAGAMRSLGVSVMPDLWPRLGEVRTPTLLAAGELDTKFQRIAEEMAALMPAARAVVVPGCGHNPFLEDPAAVAALLDQPFPEPPGS, from the coding sequence ATGAGCCATCCCCTGCTGCTGCTCCACGGCTTCTCCCAGACGCCGGCCTCCTTCGACGCCCTGCGCGAGCATCTCCCGGAAGACCGCGAGGAGCTCGCCCCCTTCCTGCCCGGCCACGGGGACGAGCCCGCGGTGGACACCTTCGAAGAGGCCGTCGACCGGATCGCCGCGGGCCTGCCGGCGGGGAGGCCCGTGGTGCTGATGGCCTACTCCCAGGGGGCGCGCCTCGGCCTGGGCCTGATGATCCGCCACCCGGAGAAGGTCGCCCGCGCGATCCTGGTGGGCGGCCGGCCGGGGATGCCCGAGGGTCACGAGCGCTGGGCCCGCGCCCAGTGGGATCACAAGTGGGTCGACCTGCTGGAGACCAAAGGCATCGAGGCCTTCGTGAAGGCCTGGGAGCGGCAGCCGATCTTCCTGAGCCAGAGTGAGGAGATGCGGCTGACCCAGCGGGCGCTGCGGCGCTCGCACGATCCCCTCCACCTCGCGGGCGCGATGCGCTCGCTGGGCGTCTCGGTGATGCCCGACCTCTGGCCGCGCCTCGGCGAGGTGCGTACCCCCACCCTGCTCGCCGCGGGCGAGCTCGACACGAAGTTCCAGCGGATCGCCGAGGAGATGGCCGCGCTGATGCCCGCCGCCCGCGCCGTCGTCGTTCCCGGCTGCGGTCACAACCCCTTCCTCGAGGATCCCGCCGCCGTGGCGGCCCTCCTCGACCAGCCCTTCCCCGAGCCTCCCGGGAGCTGA
- the menD gene encoding 2-succinyl-5-enolpyruvyl-6-hydroxy-3-cyclohexene-1-carboxylic-acid synthase: MTRPISMQPGALPAKARTIAPAGLTLSATAAEQPQPDSPGYQPPFALGLSGGRAANAPEEAGDLARHHAHVLLGALERSGLRQVVISSGSRSTPLVLAAAERAAAGGLVLHDIVDERSAAFFALGLARASGEAPALICTSGSAAAHYHPAVLEAAHAELPLLVISADRPPEAQGRGAHQTIDQGALFREVCRATHLLGLPDPHPDAMRGVAHLAARALFETRAPRPGPVHVVAPFCKPLEPTTGARAMRLLDLPPPPRFFAGAPRPAPEALELLAARCRQQPRGLIVAGALRDLSGPARDALWRLAKLTGYPVAAEAGSQLRLDGEARDERIDHFPALLARGIPAELEPRLILRLGAEPSPLGFAAWLGRLESEVWLLGEGFAADGENRCAGIVEGSLGESLAALETILVQEEAPDSRWLERWRAADRQAGEQLARVLARGVLDEAATLRTVLEHLPAGAELYLGNSLTLRMADLCGSGALARCRVHTQRGTSGIDGTVAGAAGVAAASGRPVVCVLGDLSLAHDLGSLGLAARSAAPVTIVVANNGGGRIFELLPAGTRAELSAAVEQHLVMPGARSFEQAAAHFGLAYHRVEDRAALAGALSASGGSRLVEAVVPAHAARDFLAALRDRSA; the protein is encoded by the coding sequence ATGACCCGCCCCATCTCCATGCAGCCCGGCGCGCTGCCGGCGAAGGCGCGGACCATCGCGCCGGCGGGCCTCACCCTCTCCGCGACGGCCGCCGAGCAGCCCCAGCCCGACTCGCCGGGCTACCAGCCCCCCTTCGCCCTCGGCCTCTCCGGCGGGCGCGCCGCGAACGCCCCCGAGGAGGCGGGCGACCTCGCCCGCCACCACGCCCACGTACTGCTCGGCGCGCTGGAGCGCAGCGGGCTGCGCCAGGTGGTGATCTCCTCGGGCTCGCGCTCGACCCCCCTGGTGCTGGCGGCGGCCGAGCGGGCCGCGGCCGGCGGGCTGGTGCTGCACGACATCGTCGACGAGCGCAGCGCCGCCTTCTTCGCCCTGGGCCTCGCCCGGGCGAGCGGCGAGGCGCCCGCCCTGATCTGCACCTCGGGCTCCGCCGCGGCCCACTACCACCCGGCGGTCCTGGAGGCGGCCCACGCCGAGCTCCCCCTCCTGGTGATCTCCGCCGACCGTCCGCCCGAGGCCCAGGGCCGCGGCGCGCACCAGACGATCGATCAGGGCGCCCTCTTCCGGGAGGTCTGCCGGGCAACCCACCTCCTCGGCCTGCCCGATCCCCACCCCGACGCGATGCGGGGGGTGGCGCACCTCGCCGCGCGCGCCCTCTTCGAGACCCGGGCGCCCCGCCCGGGGCCGGTCCACGTGGTGGCCCCCTTCTGCAAGCCCCTGGAGCCGACGACCGGCGCGCGGGCGATGCGCCTGCTCGACCTGCCGCCGCCGCCTCGCTTCTTCGCCGGCGCGCCGCGGCCCGCGCCCGAGGCCCTCGAGCTGCTGGCCGCACGCTGCCGCCAGCAGCCCCGCGGGCTCATCGTGGCCGGCGCGCTGCGCGACCTCTCCGGCCCGGCCCGCGACGCGCTCTGGCGCCTCGCGAAGCTCACGGGCTACCCCGTCGCCGCCGAGGCGGGCAGCCAGCTGCGCCTCGACGGCGAGGCCCGTGACGAGCGGATCGATCACTTCCCCGCGCTCCTCGCCCGCGGGATCCCCGCGGAGCTCGAGCCCCGGCTGATCCTGCGCCTGGGGGCCGAGCCCTCTCCGCTGGGCTTCGCGGCCTGGCTGGGGCGCCTCGAGAGCGAGGTCTGGCTGCTTGGCGAGGGGTTCGCCGCGGACGGCGAGAACCGCTGCGCGGGGATCGTCGAGGGCTCGCTCGGCGAGAGCCTGGCCGCCCTGGAAACTATCCTGGTTCAGGAGGAGGCCCCTGATTCCAGGTGGTTGGAGCGCTGGCGAGCCGCGGACCGGCAGGCCGGCGAGCAGCTCGCGCGGGTGCTGGCGCGGGGCGTCCTCGACGAGGCGGCCACCCTGCGGACGGTGCTGGAGCACCTGCCCGCCGGCGCCGAGCTCTACCTGGGCAACAGCCTGACCCTGCGGATGGCCGACCTCTGCGGCTCCGGCGCGCTGGCCCGCTGCCGGGTGCACACCCAGCGCGGCACCAGCGGCATCGACGGCACCGTGGCCGGCGCCGCGGGGGTGGCCGCCGCGAGCGGGCGGCCGGTGGTCTGCGTGCTGGGCGATCTCTCCCTGGCCCACGACCTGGGCAGCCTCGGCCTCGCCGCACGCAGCGCCGCGCCGGTGACGATCGTCGTCGCGAACAACGGCGGGGGCCGGATCTTCGAGCTGCTCCCCGCCGGGACCCGCGCCGAGCTCTCCGCCGCCGTCGAGCAGCACCTCGTGATGCCCGGGGCGCGCTCCTTCGAGCAGGCCGCCGCGCACTTCGGCCTCGCCTACCACCGGGTCGAGGATCGGGCCGCCCTGGCCGGCGCCCTCTCGGCGAGCGGGGGCTCGCGCCTCGTCGAGGCCGTCGTCCCGGCGCACGCGGCCCGTGACTTTCTCGCGGCACTTCGAGATAGAAGCGCCTGA
- the aroF gene encoding 3-deoxy-7-phosphoheptulonate synthase, which produces MSALLISLIEGADAKRVQGELARLGLWSSASPGPRHTVLQVEAHSAHAGPETIAFIAALEEVAEVHHAASPHPALDAMPRVLEVGRVTFGARRPPVLLAGPCSIESEARIHEVARELGTQGVGLLRGGAFKPRTSPYAFQGHGERALKWIREAANEHGLGVVTEAMAPEEVPVVAFFADLVQIGTRNMHNFPLLKAAGEARKPVLLKRGLAATIEEWLLAAEYLLHHGAPGVIFCERGIRGFEPSQRFTLDLGAVALLSEVHGLPVVVDPSHAAGRRDLIAPLARAGLAAGAAGLLLETHPDPAHARSDGPQAVPLDRFGALAAAVMPRHEPDARRAAGGAA; this is translated from the coding sequence GTGAGCGCGCTCCTCATCTCCCTGATCGAGGGGGCGGACGCCAAGCGCGTGCAGGGCGAGCTCGCCCGCCTGGGCCTCTGGTCCTCGGCCTCGCCGGGGCCGCGGCATACGGTCCTGCAGGTCGAGGCCCACTCGGCCCACGCCGGCCCTGAGACGATCGCCTTCATTGCCGCCCTCGAGGAGGTCGCCGAGGTCCACCACGCGGCCTCGCCCCACCCCGCCCTCGACGCCATGCCCCGCGTCCTCGAGGTCGGCCGGGTGACCTTCGGCGCCCGCCGCCCGCCGGTGCTGCTGGCCGGGCCCTGCAGCATCGAGTCCGAGGCCCGCATCCACGAGGTGGCTCGCGAGCTCGGGACCCAGGGCGTGGGCCTGCTGCGCGGCGGCGCCTTCAAGCCCCGCACCTCGCCCTACGCCTTCCAGGGTCACGGCGAGCGCGCCCTCAAGTGGATCCGCGAGGCCGCGAACGAGCACGGCCTCGGCGTCGTCACCGAGGCGATGGCCCCCGAGGAGGTGCCGGTCGTGGCCTTCTTCGCCGACCTCGTGCAGATCGGCACCCGCAACATGCACAACTTCCCGCTGCTCAAGGCGGCGGGCGAGGCGAGGAAGCCCGTGCTGCTCAAGCGCGGGCTGGCCGCCACGATCGAGGAGTGGCTGCTGGCGGCCGAGTACCTGCTGCACCACGGCGCCCCCGGCGTGATCTTCTGCGAGCGCGGCATCCGGGGCTTCGAGCCCAGCCAGCGCTTCACCCTCGACCTCGGCGCGGTCGCCCTCCTCTCGGAGGTCCACGGCCTGCCGGTGGTGGTCGATCCCTCCCACGCGGCCGGCCGCCGCGATCTGATCGCCCCCCTCGCCCGGGCGGGCCTCGCCGCCGGCGCGGCGGGCCTCCTCCTCGAGACCCACCCCGACCCGGCCCACGCCCGCTCGGACGGCCCCCAGGCCGTGCCCCTCGATCGCTTCGGCGCGCTCGCCGCCGCGGTGATGCCCCGGCACGAGCCCGACGCCCGGCGCGCGGCAGGAGGTGCAGCGTGA
- a CDS encoding polyprenyl synthetase family protein: MSPALAQASKSTPTPPDPLTVLEDHMRRDLALAPGVLGEVAREAIAAGGKRVRPQLVYLAHEACGGDAEGWPTCGVYATAVEYLHTATLLHDDLIDGATLRRGQEAAYRRFGPKEAVLSGDLLLARCLMHITSPGDPAAVSALARAAERVAVGEAMEVELTRDPGVDRDRYLHYATSKTGALFAAALELGARAAGAPEAQVAALAAFGESVGLAFQIADDLLDVIGEEARTGKRPGLDLLAGVPSLPVVEALDALGPERGEVVAQLLSGDAPESTLADALRLVAEHGVEPCVARARELVDEAKASLEQLPLCDARLELARHAEKAVERLS; this comes from the coding sequence ATGTCCCCCGCCCTGGCCCAGGCCTCGAAGTCGACCCCGACGCCGCCCGATCCGCTCACCGTCCTCGAGGACCACATGCGGCGCGACCTCGCGCTGGCCCCGGGGGTGCTCGGGGAGGTGGCGCGGGAGGCGATCGCCGCGGGCGGAAAGCGGGTGCGGCCCCAGCTGGTCTACCTCGCCCACGAGGCCTGCGGCGGAGACGCCGAGGGCTGGCCCACCTGCGGGGTCTACGCCACCGCGGTGGAGTACCTCCACACGGCCACCTTGCTCCACGACGACCTCATCGACGGCGCGACCCTCCGGCGCGGGCAGGAGGCAGCCTACCGGCGCTTCGGCCCCAAGGAGGCGGTCCTCTCCGGTGACCTGCTCCTGGCCCGCTGCCTGATGCACATCACCTCGCCGGGCGACCCGGCCGCGGTGAGCGCCCTGGCCCGCGCGGCCGAGCGGGTCGCGGTGGGCGAGGCGATGGAGGTCGAGCTGACCCGCGATCCCGGCGTGGACCGCGACCGCTACCTCCACTACGCCACCTCCAAGACCGGCGCCCTCTTCGCCGCGGCCCTCGAGCTCGGCGCCCGCGCGGCCGGCGCCCCCGAGGCGCAGGTCGCCGCCCTGGCCGCCTTTGGCGAGTCGGTAGGCCTGGCCTTCCAGATCGCCGACGACCTCCTCGACGTCATCGGGGAGGAGGCCCGCACCGGCAAGCGCCCGGGCCTGGACCTGCTGGCCGGCGTGCCCAGCCTGCCGGTGGTCGAGGCCCTCGACGCCCTCGGCCCCGAGCGCGGCGAGGTGGTGGCGCAGCTCCTCTCGGGCGACGCCCCGGAGAGCACCCTGGCCGACGCCCTGCGGCTGGTCGCCGAGCACGGCGTCGAGCCCTGCGTGGCGCGCGCCCGCGAGCTGGTCGACGAGGCCAAGGCCAGCCTGGAGCAGCTCCCCCTCTGCGATGCCCGCCTCGAGCTGGCCCGTCACGCCGAGAAGGCGGTGGAGCGGCTGTCGTGA
- a CDS encoding isochorismate synthase gives MSVLPHAPRPTPRAKAAPIEASPAAARARHAAGGLVLEAHPVPLADPLVLWEALPDEPAAFWRAPSGERFSGVGEALAITAGGRSRFQSLADQARELLAGLELPFEGSLRLIGGLAFDPEGGRSSLWQDFGPARFVLPRFTYLPGTREARLVVVRRPDDDPGALEARVAHLREALETNAPVAPQGLWPAHIERLPRETWSHWIDRVQAAIGSGVVSKVVLARESVLDLPVPLSARAILSRLAAEHQDCFCFGLRSARREGAPQAAFVGASPERLVRLDRRRVQVDALAGTAGVPGRGASSSALERAAEGLRTSLKDRAEHEYVVEAIRQALTPLCPILEIAKVPEVRQLRHVLHLHTPIEGLLSRDAHLLEVAAALHPTPAVAGTPTEEARAILGACEGRDRGWYAGPIGWFDAEGSGELCVGLRSGLLRGRQAHLFAGAGVVSGSRADAEYEETRLKERALCQALGVAP, from the coding sequence GTGAGCGTCCTCCCCCACGCCCCCCGGCCCACGCCCCGCGCGAAGGCGGCGCCGATCGAGGCGAGCCCCGCCGCGGCCCGGGCGCGGCACGCCGCGGGCGGCCTCGTCCTCGAGGCCCACCCCGTCCCCCTCGCCGATCCCCTCGTCCTCTGGGAGGCCCTCCCCGACGAGCCGGCGGCCTTCTGGCGCGCGCCCTCGGGCGAGCGCTTCTCCGGCGTCGGCGAGGCCCTGGCGATCACCGCCGGAGGACGGAGCCGCTTCCAGTCCCTGGCCGATCAGGCCCGGGAGCTCCTCGCCGGCCTCGAGCTGCCCTTCGAGGGGAGCCTGCGCCTGATCGGCGGCCTCGCCTTCGATCCCGAGGGCGGCCGCTCCTCGCTCTGGCAGGACTTCGGCCCGGCCCGCTTCGTCCTGCCCCGCTTCACCTACCTGCCCGGCACCCGCGAGGCGCGGCTGGTGGTGGTGCGCCGGCCGGACGACGACCCCGGCGCCCTGGAGGCCCGCGTCGCTCACCTGCGCGAGGCCCTCGAGACCAACGCCCCGGTGGCGCCCCAGGGCCTGTGGCCCGCGCACATCGAGCGGCTGCCCCGCGAGACCTGGTCCCACTGGATCGACCGGGTGCAGGCGGCGATCGGCAGCGGCGTGGTCTCGAAGGTGGTGCTGGCCCGGGAGAGCGTCCTCGATCTGCCCGTGCCCCTCTCGGCCCGGGCGATCCTCTCCCGCCTCGCCGCCGAGCATCAGGACTGCTTCTGCTTCGGGCTGCGTAGCGCCCGCCGCGAGGGCGCGCCCCAGGCGGCCTTCGTCGGCGCGAGCCCCGAGCGCCTGGTCCGCCTCGACCGGCGCCGGGTGCAGGTCGACGCCCTGGCCGGCACCGCCGGGGTGCCCGGCCGCGGCGCGAGCAGCAGCGCCCTGGAGCGCGCCGCCGAGGGGCTGCGCACCAGCCTGAAGGATCGCGCCGAGCACGAGTACGTGGTCGAGGCGATCCGCCAGGCGCTGACCCCGCTCTGCCCGATCCTCGAGATCGCCAAGGTGCCCGAGGTCCGTCAGCTGCGCCACGTGCTGCACCTGCATACCCCCATCGAGGGGCTGCTCTCCCGCGACGCGCACCTCCTGGAGGTCGCCGCGGCCCTGCACCCCACGCCCGCCGTGGCGGGGACGCCCACCGAGGAGGCCCGCGCGATCCTCGGCGCCTGCGAGGGCCGCGACCGCGGCTGGTACGCCGGGCCGATCGGCTGGTTCGACGCCGAGGGCTCGGGCGAGCTCTGCGTGGGGCTGCGCTCGGGGCTCCTGCGCGGCCGGCAGGCCCACCTCTTCGCCGGGGCCGGCGTGGTCTCGGGCTCGCGCGCCGACGCCGAGTACGAGGAGACCCGCCTCAAGGAGCGCGCCCTCTGCCAGGCGCTGGGGGTGGCGCCATGA
- a CDS encoding transposase yields the protein MAAGMGKPRQVLPGKTYMVSRRCLLRMFLLRPSKKVNEVFLYCLAAAAERFGVAVHSFCVMSNHYHLVITDQRGELPLFMHLLNQLTSRAINSLLGRFESFWAQGTYSAVELPDDDAIIDKIAYTLANPVSAGLVQTGRSWPGLRNLPEDVGSRVLVVQRPLQFFRKDGALPAEIALEIALPPFEDLSGEDARSCIAAAVEAQEDAARSRIAAEGRKFLGRRAIRDQSSFDRPDSRESRFRINPRTAGRDKWKRIETLSRLRSFLEAYREAKAAYLSGHTGAVFPAGTWLMRVRYGVACADTG from the coding sequence ATGGCCGCTGGCATGGGAAAGCCACGCCAAGTCCTTCCGGGCAAGACCTACATGGTCTCCCGCAGATGCCTGCTGCGGATGTTCCTGCTGCGGCCATCCAAGAAGGTGAACGAGGTCTTCCTCTACTGCCTGGCAGCTGCGGCAGAGCGCTTTGGGGTCGCGGTTCACTCCTTCTGCGTGATGTCGAATCACTATCACCTCGTGATCACTGACCAGCGAGGAGAGCTGCCTCTGTTCATGCACCTCCTCAACCAGCTGACCTCGCGCGCCATCAACTCCCTCCTCGGGAGGTTCGAGTCGTTCTGGGCCCAGGGCACGTACAGCGCCGTGGAGCTCCCCGATGATGATGCGATCATCGACAAGATCGCCTACACCCTGGCGAACCCCGTCTCCGCCGGCCTGGTGCAGACGGGCAGGTCGTGGCCTGGCCTACGAAACCTGCCCGAAGATGTCGGTTCGCGAGTCTTGGTCGTCCAGCGCCCTCTTCAGTTCTTCCGGAAGGACGGAGCTCTCCCGGCCGAGATCGCGCTCGAGATCGCTCTGCCTCCTTTTGAGGATCTGTCCGGAGAGGATGCTCGTTCCTGCATCGCTGCCGCTGTCGAGGCCCAAGAAGATGCGGCGCGTTCCCGGATCGCGGCAGAGGGTAGGAAGTTCCTGGGAAGACGCGCCATTCGCGACCAGAGTTCCTTCGACAGGCCCGACTCCAGGGAGTCGCGCTTTCGAATCAACCCCCGCACTGCAGGCCGCGACAAGTGGAAGCGAATCGAGACGCTGTCGCGACTCCGCTCCTTCCTGGAAGCCTACCGGGAGGCCAAGGCCGCCTATCTTTCGGGGCATACCGGCGCGGTCTTTCCCGCTGGCACCTGGCTGATGCGAGTCAGGTACGGCGTCGCGTGTGCCGATACCGGATAG
- a CDS encoding 1,4-dihydroxy-2-naphthoate polyprenyltransferase: protein MQTSSETQLAGLPTAGSVDAWLQAMRPRTLPAAAVPVVVGSALCFVLGGLHLGAALAALFGALCIQVGTNFANDVFDAEKGADGPERKGPRRMVAAGVITPGAMRAGIGVAFGLATLAGLYLVSVAGWPVIAIGVASLLAGLAYTGGPFPLAYNALGDLFVLIFFGGVAVGGTVFVQLGTLPPTTWPLALGVGALSTALLVVNNLRDVDEDRGNGKNTLAVLLGRRGALLEHALLLTLAYGAAGTLIDLDLPLTFIALGTAPVAARRHLRLRRVETGPEFNAELAATGKLLTLYGLSLAAALIAPML, encoded by the coding sequence GTGCAGACCTCGAGCGAGACGCAGCTCGCCGGGCTGCCGACGGCGGGCTCGGTGGACGCCTGGCTCCAGGCCATGCGGCCCCGGACCCTCCCCGCCGCCGCCGTCCCGGTGGTGGTGGGCTCGGCCCTCTGCTTCGTGCTGGGAGGCCTGCACCTCGGCGCCGCCCTGGCCGCCCTCTTCGGGGCGCTCTGCATCCAGGTGGGCACGAACTTCGCCAACGACGTCTTCGATGCCGAGAAGGGCGCCGACGGCCCCGAGCGCAAGGGCCCGCGGCGGATGGTCGCAGCCGGCGTGATCACCCCGGGCGCCATGCGCGCCGGCATCGGCGTCGCCTTCGGCCTCGCCACCCTCGCCGGCCTCTACCTGGTGTCGGTCGCCGGCTGGCCGGTGATCGCCATCGGCGTGGCCTCTCTCCTGGCCGGCCTCGCCTACACCGGTGGCCCCTTCCCGCTGGCCTACAACGCGCTGGGCGATCTCTTCGTGCTGATCTTCTTCGGCGGGGTCGCCGTCGGCGGCACCGTCTTCGTGCAGCTCGGCACCCTGCCGCCGACCACCTGGCCGCTGGCCCTGGGCGTCGGCGCCCTCTCCACCGCCCTGCTGGTGGTGAACAACCTGCGCGACGTGGACGAGGACCGCGGCAACGGCAAGAACACCCTGGCCGTCCTCCTCGGCCGCCGCGGCGCGCTCCTCGAGCACGCCCTGCTGCTGACGCTGGCCTACGGCGCCGCCGGGACCCTGATCGATCTCGACCTGCCCCTGACCTTCATCGCCCTGGGCACCGCGCCCGTCGCCGCCCGCCGGCACCTGCGCCTGCGCCGGGTGGAGACCGGCCCCGAGTTCAACGCCGAGCTCGCCGCCACCGGCAAGCTGCTCACCCTCTACGGCCTCTCGCTGGCGGCGGCGCTGATCGCCCCGATGCTCTAG
- a CDS encoding Ig-like domain-containing protein, translating into MNHHLLALLAPLLLIAGCPSGPEADTTPPEVVKLSPPIGATDVDPALKELKVTFNESMKGSSWSWVQESPETAPKLGGEPKFDPTGRINTVPVTLEPGREYVIWLNSKEFSNFADVSGNVLVPVRWTFRTKGEAKAGEGAPDAAPAAKVDAPKVTATSPANGAVDVPPGKTTLTATFDRKMKDKGWSWVMEPKADFPAPIGEPSFDESFTKNSIEATLEPGKTYVIWLNSERFKNFQDEAGIPAEPFRWSFTTAAAQ; encoded by the coding sequence ATGAACCACCACCTGCTCGCCCTGCTCGCTCCCCTCCTGCTGATCGCCGGCTGCCCCTCGGGGCCGGAGGCCGACACGACGCCGCCGGAGGTGGTGAAGCTCTCTCCGCCCATCGGGGCGACGGATGTGGATCCGGCGCTGAAGGAGCTGAAGGTCACCTTCAACGAGTCGATGAAGGGGAGCAGCTGGTCCTGGGTGCAGGAGAGCCCGGAGACGGCCCCGAAGCTGGGCGGCGAGCCAAAGTTCGATCCCACCGGGCGGATCAACACGGTGCCGGTGACGCTGGAGCCGGGCAGGGAGTACGTCATCTGGCTCAACAGCAAGGAGTTCTCGAACTTCGCCGACGTCTCGGGCAACGTGCTGGTGCCGGTGCGCTGGACCTTCCGGACGAAGGGTGAGGCGAAGGCCGGTGAGGGCGCCCCCGACGCGGCGCCCGCCGCGAAGGTCGACGCCCCGAAGGTCACCGCCACCTCGCCGGCCAACGGCGCCGTCGACGTCCCGCCGGGCAAGACCACCCTCACCGCCACCTTCGATCGCAAGATGAAGGACAAGGGCTGGTCCTGGGTGATGGAGCCGAAGGCCGACTTCCCCGCGCCGATCGGCGAGCCCTCCTTCGACGAGAGCTTCACGAAGAACTCGATCGAGGCGACGCTCGAGCCGGGGAAGACCTACGTGATCTGGCTGAACTCGGAGAGGTTCAAGAACTTCCAGGACGAGGCGGGCATCCCCGCGGAGCCCTTCCGCTGGAGCTTCACGACGGCGGCGGCGCAGTAG